From the genome of Kiritimatiellales bacterium:
GGATCACCGCTTCTTCAAGCGTTTCTCTTTCAGAGCTGAAAATGTGACTTTCAAATTTTTCACGTTCCGCCGAACGGTCGTGTGCAATTTTTTCAAAAACCGGCGGCATCTGATATTCACCGAACAGAAACATCACCGGCAGATCGTCGAACACCTGCGGATAGCGCGCGCCGAAATACAGCCAGCCGACTGCTTTCGTATTAAGCAGACCTTCGGTTTGCGCCAGATTTTTATAATATTTGCAGCGGTAGAATGTTTCGGCCTGATATCCCTGATTCCAGTCGGTGGCAAGATTGAGCATGAAATAATCCAGCACCATCGTTGCGCGTTTTCTCATTTCGGAATCTTTTGAAAACTCGGCGAGCATTTTTACGGCTTCGATATCGCACATAAAATAAATCTGCGAATGCTCAACCTGATTCTTAACGGCGAAGTACTGAAAAATTTCATCAATGTTTTCTTTGCAGTACTGTTTAATCTCCGCCGCTGATTTTGAACTGACGGTTTTGCCGCGAAAATCAATGGCATAATCTGTATTTACCGGCATGTCCGCATCGCGAAAATCCGGCCAGTATTCTGCAGCCAGATATCCGGCGACATAAAGATACAGCCGCATATTCACTGTTCCGGCGGAGCAGTCATAATTCCACCGCTGAAGCAGTTCTTTCTGCAGTGTCATCATATCGTCCGGCAGAAACTCCTGTCCCAATAATGTCGTCCACAGCGAACGGGTTGTCGACCAGGGACCGTCTTGCGTATTATCGCACAGGCTGACCGCGGTGCGGAACACAGCACCGGCACTGTCTTTTTCGGGCTGTCCGCTCAGAATTCTGGCACTGACCGGATTAATCTGGCGTTTCAACAGTGTTGACGCATTGCTGCCGCGATTCACTTTATACCATCCAGCAGCAACCGGCTGTTCCAGCATGTGCGCCATGATTTCGTTTCTGCGGGCGGCAAAATCTGCACCGGAAACTGTATCGCCGATACTGTTTGATGAAACCGCCAGCGACAGCAGAAATCCGGTAATCAGTGAATTATTTTTTACCTGACTGAATGCAGAACAGACCAGTCCGCCGGATAATAATAAAGCCAATGTTTTCGTTTGCGTGGTTTTCACAATACACATCCTCTCAATCTGTTTTAGTTGTTTTCCGGCAGAAACACAGGTTCGGATTTCACCGCCCATGGACATCCCGCCTCGTAGAAACTTTTCTCTTCGACGAACATTTTTTCAGTCAGCGGATCAATCCCGGCAATATACCGGTTAATGTCCCCCGCCTTTAAACAATCGTCATCTGCGCCAACCCGGGTTTCGCCGATAAATTTTTCCGGCACGTTAACAATGCGTCCTGATTCAAACCCTTTTTCGATGCAGCAGACATGCTGCCAGCTGTTCGCCACGGTGGCCGCCGGGGAACCACCATAATCAATTGCATCGCACACCTGTTCATAAATCATCCGGCAGAAATCGCCGTTTCTATATCCGTCGCCGATGCGCTCACACTCTTCAAATCCGTTTTCTGTCCGCCGGTAAACCACCGCATCGTTATTGAACTCCCAAACGATCTTGCCGTTTTCAAAAATATACTCTGTCTTCGGATCGCGCCGTACATCCGTGGAATGAGACGCGATATATGTGATGTGAACATCTGTATCGGTATGAACGCGCAGAAACTGTGTGTCGCACGATTCAATATGTTTTACTCTGTAATTTTCGCAATACACCGAATCCGGTACCGCTGTTTTGTTCTCTGTTTTTCCGGCGGCATACAGCATATTATTCAGGTAATGCGCCGTCGCGTTCATCATCGGGCAGTCATTGATTACTTTTCCGTTATACCGCAGTTTTCCCCGCCACGCATTACTGTAATATGCATCCGCACGCTGCCACAGCACCCGGCTTTTTGCTGAAACCAATCGTCCTAATTCTTGATTCAATACGATCTGTTTAATCCGCTTCAAGACCGGTGAATAAATATTCTGAAAGCAGATCGCCAGAATTTTTCCTGCGCTTTCCTGCGCCGATTTCATTTGCATGCATTCATCTACTGTTCCGGCAACCGGCTTTTCGCAAATCACATGATAGCCGGCGGACAGCGCCTTAATGCTCATTTCACAATGATCAGCAATCCCGACCGGCAGTACAATAATATCGGTCCGCCCGCATTCGCCGGCCAGTAATTCTTCATAGTTTGTGTAAACCCGGCCGCCAGCAGACTCAATTGCTCCGGCCGTTGCCGCCTGTTCATCCATGAACTGTTCGAGAATCAGCACCGCCGCCAGTTTCACCGTGTTGCGCCGTTCCAGCGAACGAATTAAATGATAATGATACCGCGCATATCCGCCGACACCGACTAAAGCAATATTTTTCATTCACCCGTCCGTTACAATGTAAAATCAGTTTATGAATCAACAGATACATAGTGCCAGAAATCCATTTTGCTGGCGCAACTCATATTCTGTTGAATGTCATATATAGCTATAATAAAAAAGTTATCCTCGTCAATGTCAATGCGTAATTTGTGAAAACCGGTTTGCCCGGGCAGCCCGACGTCAAGACGGGAGAACTGATGCCGACCGGCGCAGACAGAATTTCGCTTTAAATACCGCAGTTTCCGCATCCTTATCTGAAGGATGTTCCTGTGCTTTCTGCAAAACATGAACCGCATACTGCGCCGCCTCTTCCATCGGCAGTTCCATGGTGGACAGTTCAAACGGGTCAACCAGCGGAGCACCGTCGTATGAAAGCAGTGAAACATCCTCTGGAACCCGTATTCCGGCCTGATGCAGAAATGAAAGAAATGTAACGGCGAACGTGTCGTGGTGCAGAAACAGCGCCGTGCAGGGTTTTATGGTTTTTGTAATCCATGCATTATCAAGATGTCCCTGCATCTGTTCTGCGTCCACCCAGACCGGCGGTAACGGCCGAAGCCCGGCGGACTTCATTGCATCAGCATATCCGATCCAGCGGGGATAATGTTTGTAATCCGCCGGTAGCGGTATGCCGTCCCATATACGCGGGAAAACAACCCGGATTTTTTTATGCCCGAGCGCAATAAGATTCTGCGTTCCGTTTTCAAATGCTTCGCGCTCATCAAATGCAATAATGTGACATCCGGTGATGTTGCATGTCAGGCGGGCCAGATCTAGTATCACCACCGGAACTTTTTCTTTGACCAGCCGCCGCAGCGCTTTTCCGTTTTCATTACGGGAACACGGTACAATCACCACACCGTCCAGTTTGTCGCCGGCCAGCAGTTCTTGAATAATATCCAGTTCTTTCCGGCTGTCGTCAAAGTGCTGAAAAAACAATGCCTGATATCCGTTTTCCCTGGCCAGTTTTCCGAATTCTCCGACAACGCGGGATGTCAGCGGCATGGTCACATTCCGGACAATCAGCGCCAGCGTTTCTGTGCGTGATTTTTTTGGAGAATTAATCAATGTTCCTTTACGCGGAAGGCGGACAACTAGTTTTTCTTTTTCTAAAACTTTAACGGCTTTATCTGCAGTCATCAAACTGACGCCGTACTCCTCCGCCAGCTGTTTTGTGCCCGGGAGCATGCCGGCATATTCGCCAGAGGCGATTTTTATGAGTATGGCATCAACAACCCGGTTGTATTTATTGGCAACCCGTGTGTTCTGGGGCAAATCCATTTCTTTTGTCGTTTTCAACCGAATCTTTCTCACATTTGTTTCTACCGGCGGCGCAAAACATAAGCTGGTGTCCGATGCTTATATCTCCTCTGAGTCACCACGCTTCAACACATCATAAACGGTTAACCCGGACAACTCTTTATTTGCATTTCTCAGAAAAATAAAACTGGCGGTATAACCAAGAAGTATACAGGCGATCATTGCAAACGGAGTATAAAAAATCCAGTGCAGACTGGTATAATTTTTCACAAGCACCGTACAAACAATGCTGCCGATTGCTCCGATTGCCGCGCCGATGCTTGATGTCCGGCGCGTAAATATTCCCAGAACATAAATTCCGACAAACCCGCCGCCGAGCAGCGCAATAATTTCCATCCACACCCTGAAAATTGAATCCATCGGCATTTGCGCCATTACATATGCAAGGCCTGTGCCGAACGCACCGGTCAGAACACAAGAAACCTTCATCAGTACAAGCTGCATACGATCCGTCGCCCGCCGCGAAATTCTTTTATAGAAATCTTCTCCGACAAGCGTTGCAACACTGTTCATACTGCCCGCCAGTGTTGAAAGCGCCGCGGCAAAGATTCCAGCAATAATCAATCCCGCAATTCCGGCAGGAACACCCTGAACAACAAATAAAGGAATCACCTGATCATTACGCATCCCGGGATCAAGAAGTTGCGGATGCGCATGGAAATAAGCAAATATTGAGATTCCCGCCATCGTCACCAGCACTGCGATCAATACACCGCACGCCATACTCATTGCTGAAAGCCGGCGGACATCCTTCAGCGGAGTTGAAAATACGCGCTGCACCGCCGGCTGATTTGATACAACAGAAATTCCTTCAACCAGTATTGCAAAAAAATACATCCACAGCACCGGCTTGCTGCAATCCCAGCTCCAGATGGCCATATCGAACCGACCGAACTCTTTTCCCGTTGAAACAAATTCGTCCCAGCCGCCCGGTAATCCGTCAACCGCGCAGAAAATCATTAATATAACACCTAGAAACATTAATGCGCCCTGAATCACATCCGTCCAGACAACGGCCTCAAATCCGCCGGTCGCCGTATAGAACGTAGCAATCACGCCCATAATTAACACGCTCATTCCAACATCGATACCGCTCACCGCCGAGATTGCCAGCGACGGCAGCAGCAGTGAAATGCTGATCCGTCCGGCGGCATTAAACACAATATTCTGCAAGCTCGCCAAAAACCGCAGCGAAGGATGGAACCGCTGTTCAAGATATTCGAATGTTGATGTTAACCGCAGCCGGCGCAGCAGCGGAAACAAACCGTAACTTTGCAGCAGCACCACAACCGGCGTAAACATCAGCGGTGTAAGCCAGACCAGATTCGTTCGAAATGCCATCGCCGGAATCGCCATAAAACTGATGGCGCTCGTTCCGGTGGCGAACATACTCACCGCCGCCGCCCACCATTTCACATTACGTCCGCCAAGCGCATACGCCACACTGGATTTCTGCCGCGCCGCAAAATACACGCCGACTCCCGCCATTAACAAAAAGTATGCCGCCAGAATACTGTAATCCACCCAGCCGAACCGTTTAACGGTGTGCCCGAGTTCAATTCGCGCAACCGGCACATCCGGCGAAATCAAAAACGTACCGGATTTCTGTTGAACAATCGCGCCGCCGGCAACCGGCTGATTCAGCTCTCCGCCGGAAATCCAGGTATCGGTTACCGTGTGGTAAATCCAGATTTGCTCTGATTTTTCCGCCACAGTTTCGCCGGAAAATACCGAATCAAGCGGTGCAATACTTTTACAGCCTCCGAACAGTGTGAAATGCGCCTGACCGGAAGAATAAATCGGAGAACCGGCCAGCGGTTCCGGCATATCATTCAACTGCCGCCAGCCGGTATGAACCGTTCCGTCGAGCGGCTTAATCCGGAATCCCCAGCCGTCCTTTAATGCGCAGCGCTGCTCCGGTGACCATCCGCCGAAAATATACAGCTCAGAACTCAACGTACCCATCGCCGGAAAAATCCGGCCTGTTCCCGGGAAAGCAATCTGCCGTTCCCAGACCGGATT
Proteins encoded in this window:
- a CDS encoding Gfo/Idh/MocA family oxidoreductase; translation: MKNIALVGVGGYARYHYHLIRSLERRNTVKLAAVLILEQFMDEQAATAGAIESAGGRVYTNYEELLAGECGRTDIIVLPVGIADHCEMSIKALSAGYHVICEKPVAGTVDECMQMKSAQESAGKILAICFQNIYSPVLKRIKQIVLNQELGRLVSAKSRVLWQRADAYYSNAWRGKLRYNGKVINDCPMMNATAHYLNNMLYAAGKTENKTAVPDSVYCENYRVKHIESCDTQFLRVHTDTDVHITYIASHSTDVRRDPKTEYIFENGKIVWEFNNDAVVYRRTENGFEECERIGDGYRNGDFCRMIYEQVCDAIDYGGSPAATVANSWQHVCCIEKGFESGRIVNVPEKFIGETRVGADDDCLKAGDINRYIAGIDPLTEKMFVEEKSFYEAGCPWAVKSEPVFLPENN
- a CDS encoding GntR family transcriptional regulator, with product MRKIRLKTTKEMDLPQNTRVANKYNRVVDAILIKIASGEYAGMLPGTKQLAEEYGVSLMTADKAVKVLEKEKLVVRLPRKGTLINSPKKSRTETLALIVRNVTMPLTSRVVGEFGKLARENGYQALFFQHFDDSRKELDIIQELLAGDKLDGVVIVPCSRNENGKALRRLVKEKVPVVILDLARLTCNITGCHIIAFDEREAFENGTQNLIALGHKKIRVVFPRIWDGIPLPADYKHYPRWIGYADAMKSAGLRPLPPVWVDAEQMQGHLDNAWITKTIKPCTALFLHHDTFAVTFLSFLHQAGIRVPEDVSLLSYDGAPLVDPFELSTMELPMEEAAQYAVHVLQKAQEHPSDKDAETAVFKAKFCLRRSASVLPS
- a CDS encoding sodium/solute symporter (Members of the Solute:Sodium Symporter (SSS), TC 2.A.21 as described in tcdb.org, catalyze solute:Na+ symport. Known solutes for members of the family include sugars, amino acids, nucleosides, inositols, vitamins, urea or anions, depending on the system.) encodes the protein MAGLICMLSGGNLGAAAIHVVPVEPELILSTNAVSVGSMSRGAVLIEERGARLISVDDGSVIAETEFQNALRFPAVATAGPDSLILAGGIVDGKISGQVFCLQFDGTELSIKELPTLPVPLAAAGALVMDGVLYIAGGLMSFDPLLTSPELFSLNISSPNPVWERQIAFPGTGRIFPAMGTLSSELYIFGGWSPEQRCALKDGWGFRIKPLDGTVHTGWRQLNDMPEPLAGSPIYSSGQAHFTLFGGCKSIAPLDSVFSGETVAEKSEQIWIYHTVTDTWISGGELNQPVAGGAIVQQKSGTFLISPDVPVARIELGHTVKRFGWVDYSILAAYFLLMAGVGVYFAARQKSSVAYALGGRNVKWWAAAVSMFATGTSAISFMAIPAMAFRTNLVWLTPLMFTPVVVLLQSYGLFPLLRRLRLTSTFEYLEQRFHPSLRFLASLQNIVFNAAGRISISLLLPSLAISAVSGIDVGMSVLIMGVIATFYTATGGFEAVVWTDVIQGALMFLGVILMIFCAVDGLPGGWDEFVSTGKEFGRFDMAIWSWDCSKPVLWMYFFAILVEGISVVSNQPAVQRVFSTPLKDVRRLSAMSMACGVLIAVLVTMAGISIFAYFHAHPQLLDPGMRNDQVIPLFVVQGVPAGIAGLIIAGIFAAALSTLAGSMNSVATLVGEDFYKRISRRATDRMQLVLMKVSCVLTGAFGTGLAYVMAQMPMDSIFRVWMEIIALLGGGFVGIYVLGIFTRRTSSIGAAIGAIGSIVCTVLVKNYTSLHWIFYTPFAMIACILLGYTASFIFLRNANKELSGLTVYDVLKRGDSEEI